The following are encoded in a window of Thermoproteota archaeon genomic DNA:
- a CDS encoding inorganic diphosphatase translates to MTKNFWHDIDSGPDIPDIINVIIEIPKGSQNKYEYDKTYNLMKLDRVLFSPFHYPGDYGIVPQTLSDDNDPLDAMVLVTNPTYPGILIEARPIGLLQMKDQGQMDDKIICVSTSDPRYFHTNDIHDIEDHYRSEIAHFFQVYKDLEGKKVEIIGWESSQIAKKVIVESVKRYRETLKQ, encoded by the coding sequence ATGACAAAAAATTTCTGGCATGATATTGATTCTGGCCCAGATATACCTGATATCATAAACGTGATAATTGAAATTCCAAAGGGTTCCCAAAATAAGTACGAATACGATAAAACCTATAATCTAATGAAACTTGACCGTGTTTTGTTTTCACCTTTTCACTATCCTGGTGATTATGGAATTGTTCCTCAAACATTATCTGATGACAACGACCCATTGGATGCCATGGTTCTAGTTACAAATCCTACGTATCCTGGCATCTTAATTGAAGCAAGACCTATTGGTCTTTTACAAATGAAGGACCAAGGTCAAATGGATGATAAAATAATCTGTGTCTCAACAAGTGATCCGCGATACTTTCATACTAATGACATCCATGATATTGAAGATCATTATCGTTCCGAGATCGCTCATTTCTTTCAAGTGTATAAAGATCTAGAGGGGAAAAAAGTAGAAATTATTGGATGGGAGTCTTCTCAAATTGCAAAAAAAGTCATAGTAGAATCTGTAAAAAGATATCGTGAGACATTAAAGCAGTAA
- a CDS encoding biotin--[acetyl-CoA-carboxylase] ligase, whose translation MIYNSYDNVGLVRVLSFLKTHNKEYLSGQDLSDVLKISRVAIWKHIKKIQELGYKIESKQKLGYKLVENTKMLLPWEVTNGLQTKKIGKRVYFFDSIDSTQNFALKISEESKENGTVVIAHKQTLGKGREGRKWISPQGGIWVSIIIHPKFDVEALTILPLGVSVAIATAIEKELNQNPSLKWPNDVMLNNKKVAGILTDVSMESNKIHNVVIGIGINFDVDTKKIEKSIKGTPNAYGITSLTKSSSPIKFFQALLYELEDIFEELNKKNSKIILDAWKKRSATIGKNVQISGSKKISGKAIRIDDDGALVIKKGNKTERIVAGDAIHLR comes from the coding sequence TTGATATACAATTCTTATGATAATGTTGGATTAGTTAGAGTACTGTCGTTTTTAAAAACACATAACAAAGAATACCTTTCAGGTCAAGACCTTAGCGATGTTCTAAAAATCAGCAGAGTTGCAATTTGGAAACACATCAAGAAAATACAAGAATTAGGATATAAAATTGAATCAAAACAAAAACTAGGATACAAACTAGTAGAAAACACAAAGATGCTTTTGCCATGGGAAGTGACAAACGGCTTGCAGACAAAAAAAATTGGAAAAAGAGTATACTTTTTTGATTCCATTGATTCTACGCAGAATTTTGCGTTAAAAATTTCTGAAGAATCAAAAGAAAACGGTACAGTCGTTATTGCGCATAAACAAACATTGGGAAAAGGAAGAGAGGGAAGAAAATGGATTTCACCCCAAGGTGGCATATGGGTATCAATCATTATCCATCCAAAATTTGATGTAGAAGCACTTACTATTTTGCCATTAGGAGTATCAGTTGCAATTGCTACTGCAATAGAAAAAGAGTTGAATCAGAACCCTAGTCTGAAATGGCCAAATGACGTCATGTTAAATAACAAAAAAGTTGCAGGAATTCTCACAGACGTATCAATGGAATCAAATAAGATCCACAATGTGGTAATTGGTATTGGAATAAATTTTGATGTAGATACAAAAAAAATTGAAAAATCAATCAAAGGTACTCCCAACGCGTATGGAATTACAAGTTTGACAAAATCAAGCAGTCCAATAAAATTTTTCCAAGCACTACTGTATGAATTAGAAGATATTTTTGAAGAACTAAACAAGAAAAATTCAAAAATTATTCTTGATGCATGGAAGAAGAGATCTGCGACCATAGGAAAAAATGTTCAAATCAGCGGGAGTAAAAAAATCAGCGGTAAAGCCATTAGAATTGATGATGATGGAGCACTAGTAATTAAGAAAGGAAACAAGACCGAAAGGATTGTTGCAGGAGACGCAATCCATTTAAGATAA